A window from Vigna angularis cultivar LongXiaoDou No.4 chromosome 7, ASM1680809v1, whole genome shotgun sequence encodes these proteins:
- the LOC108337444 gene encoding cucumisin: MNTFINSSKNSKLLTLIFCENMISLRLSLLLTLIFSLIIKQTYSNKDRKTYIVYLGDHPKGMDSTSLPSLHMTMAQKVLGRDFEPKAILHSYKKSFNGFVIKLTQEEAGRMAEMDSVVSVFPNKKNHPHTTRSWDFIGFSQQILRTNLESDIIVGVIDSGVWPESKSFSDEGFGPPPTKWKGSCHNFTCNNKIIGAKYINIEGVYDKDDIISPRDAQGHGSHTASTIAGNLVKSASLLGFASGTARGGVPSARIAIYKACWLKIGCPEAETLAAFDEAIADGVDIISISTGYNNIVIFPYFQSAYDIGSFHAMKRGILTSNSANNLGPRFSSMTTYPPWILSVAATTIDRKFLTKVQLGNGVVLEGVTINTFDLKKKMFPLIYAGDVPNTADGYNSSISRFCYDNSVDKHLVKGKIVLCDRIGSPSDVGVLSGAAGMLVGATDAKDAPTTYALPAAFISLRKFNLVHSYMISSRNSTATIFRSDEDNDSQTPFIVSFSSRGPNPITPNTLKPDLAAPGVNILAAWSPVYPISTFRGDKRAVQYNIDSGTSMACPHAAAAAAYVKSFHPNWSPAMIKSALMTTATPMSPTLNPEAEFAYGAGQVNPVKAANPGLVYDINEADYVKFLCGEGYTDKMLRILTKDHSRCSKHAKEEAVYDLNLPSFALYVNVSSFSRVYHRTVTNVGSERSRYKAKVVSPSLLDIQVKPNVLSFTSIGQKKSFSVIIEGSINADILSASLVWDDGTFQVRTPIVVYTDRKVIPWSDE; encoded by the exons ATGAACACATTCATCAACTCCTCAAAAAATTCTAAGCTTCTCACCTTGATCTTCTGTGAGAACATGATTTCTCTAAGGCTTAGCCTTCTTTTAACACTCATCTTCAGTCTGATAATTAAGCAGACATATTCCAACAAAGATAGGAAG ACTTACATTGTCTACTTGGGTGACCACCCTAAAGGCATGGACTCAACATCCTTACCTTCCCTTCATATGACCATGGCACAAAAAGTTCTTGGCAG AGACTTTGAACCAAAAGCTATACTTCATAGTTACAAGAAAAGCTTTAATGGATTTGTTATCAAGTTAACGCAAGAGGAAGCGGGAAGAATGGCAG AAATGGACAGTGTTGTCTCTGTTTTCCCAAACAAGAAGAATCATCCGCACACAACTAGATCATGGGACTTCATAGGCTTTTCACAGCAAATCCTAAGAACAAATTTAGAGAGTGATATAATTGTCGGAGTAATAGACTCGGGAGTTTGGCCAGAGTCTAAGAGCTTCAGTGACGAAGGATTTGGTCCTCCACCAACTAAATGGAAGGGATCATGCCACAACTTTACCTGTAACAA CAAAATAATTGGAGCGAAGTATATCAATATTGAAGGTGTCTATGACAAAGACGATATCATATCTCCTAGAGATGCACAAGGCCACGGGTCACACACTGCATCCACAATTGCTGGAAATTTGGTTAAGTCTGCGAGTCTACTAGGTTTTGCCTCAGGGACAGCCCGTGGAGGAGTTCCATCAGCACGCATTGCCATATACAAAGCATGTTGGCTCAAAATAGGTTGTCCTGAGGCTGAAACCCTTGCAGCATTTGATGAAGCAATTGCTGATGGAGTTGATATAATCTCGATTTCGACCGGGTACAACAACATAGTAATCTTTCCCTATTTCCAAAGTGCGTATGATATAGGAAGTTTCCATGCAATGAAGAGAGGCATATTAACGTCAAATTCAGCCAATAATTTGGGTCCTCGATTTTCCTCTATGACCACTTACCCACCCTGGATACTCTCTGTGGCTGCTACCACTATTGACAGAAAGTTCCTCACCAAAGTGCAATTGGGCAACGGCGTAGTTCTTGAG GGGGTTACAATTAACACTTTTgatctaaaaaagaaaatgtttccACTGATATACGCTGGAGATGTACCCAACACTGCGGACGGATATAATAGTTCCATATCCAG GTTTTGCTACGACAACTCTGTGGATAAACATTTAGTAAAGGGAAAGATCGTTCTGTGTGACAGAATTGGGTCTCCTAGCGATGTTGGGGTTTTGTCTGGGGCCGCTGGGATGCTTGTTGGAGCTACTGATGCAAAAGATGCGCCGACAACATATGCACTACCCGCAGCTTTCATTAGTCTAAGGAAATTTAACCTCGTACATTCTTACATGATTTCATCGAG AAATTCAACTGCTACAATATTCAGGAGTGACGAAGACAATGATTCACAAACCCCTTTCATAGTTTCGTTTTCATCAAGAGGTCCAAATCCAATTACCCCAAACACTCTCAAG CCTGATCTTGCTGCACCGGGAGTTAACATTCTAGCTGCATGGTCTCCAGTGTATCCAATTTCAACATTTAGAGGTGACAAAAGAGCAGTGCAATACAACATAGACTCTGGCACTTCAATGGCTTGCCCTCATGCAGCTGCAGCTGCTGCATATGTCAAATCATTTCACCCCAATTGGTCCCCTGCTATGATCAAGTCTGCATTAATGACCACAG CTACACCAATGAGTCCTACTCTTAATCCTGAAGCTGAATTCGCGTATGGGGCAGGGCAAGTTAATCCTGTTAAAGCAGCAAATCCTGGTTTAGTGTACGATATTAATGAAGCAGATTATGTGAAGTTCTTGTGTGGGGAGGGTTATACAGATAAAATGCTTCGGATACTCACTAAAGATCATAGTAGATGTAGTAAACATGCAAAGGAAGAAGCTGTGTATGACCTCAATCTCCCATCATTTGCTCTGTACGTAAATGTCTCATCTTTCAGTCGTGTTTATCATAGAACGGTTACAAATGTGGGATCAGAAAGGTCTCGTTATAAAGCCAAAGTGGTATCACCATCTTTGCTGGATATTCAGGTCAAACCAAATGTTCTATCCTTCACATCAATTGGGCAGAAGAAGTCATTCTCAGTCATAATTGAAGGGAGTATTAATGCAGATATACTCTCTGCTTCTCTGGTTTGGGATGATGGCACTTTTCAAGTTAGAACACCGATTGTAGTATATACTGATCGAAAAGTTATTCCATGGTCTGATGAATAA